One Pseudomonas tolaasii NCPPB 2192 genomic window carries:
- a CDS encoding outer membrane usher protein, producing the protein MLNASKIKNTFRPGWLASGLISVAGTALAAGDIEFNTDVLDLNDRSNIDLSQFARSGFILPGTYSMVVQINNQPISEQSVTFYPPEDDPKGSQACVSQKLVEQLSLKAAGNGDISWWKNGECLDIRSLPGMEVIGDLATSTLSVNIPQAYLEYSAINWDPPSRWDDGVPGLLIDYNLTAQSSHQRNDKARNDISGNGTLGANAGAWRLRADWQGRVDQDREASSRRRQLEWSRYYAYRAIPELQARLVVGENYLYSDLFDSFRFTGAALNSDESQLPPNLRGYAPEVVGVAKTNAKVIISQQGRVLYETLVAAGPFRIRDLNDAVTGRLDVRVEEQDGSVTTFQFDTAGVPYLTRPGHVRYKLATGRPSNLHYGADGDFFGTGEFSWGVSNGWSLYGGGITDNNYRALSVGVGRDLLAFGAISLDATQSRATVWSETLSGKSYRVQYSKHFEEYDSQITFAGYRFSEKNYLSMSEYLDARHYGINGELADRDANGDLPRDWRPIGDSKALYTATINKQFRDLGATVYASYNKQTYWGRPATQRWNLAVSRYFNVGTVKNLNASLNMHRTREYNYQDNGVSLTVSLPFGRTGTLSMDANRAAGSNSLSTRYSDRLDERNSYQLSASDKSASGYLSHIGDQADFDLAASRQQGGYTSLSLSARGGGTLTPHGAALHRTNSTGGTRLMVDTGGVPDVPVRGYGSPSRSNAYGKAVISDIGSYTRTAASVDLESLPSNVEATQSVTQLTLTEGAIGYRSLSVIAGEKAMAVLRLPDGSSPPFGATVKNVKQQDTGIVNDGGNVYLSGIQQGEKMIVSWGGSERCVLTLPAVLPADRLTDALQLGCQRVATDPSLPGPATVTGTRTDMEKSSS; encoded by the coding sequence ATGCTGAATGCATCGAAGATAAAAAATACATTCCGCCCCGGTTGGCTGGCGAGCGGATTGATATCTGTAGCGGGAACCGCATTGGCGGCCGGAGATATCGAATTTAACACCGACGTGCTTGATCTTAATGATCGCTCGAATATTGATTTATCGCAGTTCGCGCGCAGCGGTTTTATTTTACCGGGCACTTATTCAATGGTAGTGCAAATCAACAACCAGCCGATTTCCGAACAATCGGTGACCTTTTACCCGCCGGAGGATGATCCAAAGGGAAGCCAAGCCTGCGTGTCGCAAAAACTTGTGGAACAGTTGAGCCTGAAGGCCGCCGGCAACGGGGACATTAGTTGGTGGAAAAACGGAGAGTGCCTGGATATCCGAAGTTTGCCGGGCATGGAAGTCATTGGCGATCTGGCCACCTCTACCTTGAGCGTTAACATTCCCCAGGCCTATCTGGAATACAGCGCGATCAATTGGGATCCGCCCTCTCGCTGGGATGATGGGGTGCCAGGGTTGTTGATTGACTACAACCTGACTGCGCAAAGCAGCCACCAGAGAAATGACAAGGCGCGTAATGACATCAGCGGTAACGGTACGCTCGGAGCCAATGCCGGCGCATGGCGTCTGAGGGCGGACTGGCAAGGCCGTGTCGACCAGGACCGCGAGGCATCGTCCAGGCGCCGGCAACTGGAGTGGAGCCGTTATTACGCTTACCGCGCCATTCCTGAATTACAGGCACGCCTGGTGGTGGGCGAGAACTACTTGTATTCGGACCTGTTCGACAGTTTCCGCTTCACCGGCGCGGCGCTCAACTCGGACGAAAGCCAGTTGCCGCCCAACTTGCGTGGGTACGCACCGGAAGTGGTGGGCGTGGCCAAAACCAACGCAAAGGTCATCATCAGCCAACAGGGCCGTGTGCTCTACGAAACGCTGGTGGCAGCAGGGCCCTTTCGCATTCGGGACCTTAACGACGCGGTCACCGGTCGGCTGGATGTGCGGGTTGAAGAGCAGGATGGCTCGGTGACTACCTTCCAGTTCGATACCGCAGGCGTGCCCTATCTGACGCGCCCCGGGCACGTTCGCTACAAGCTGGCAACGGGGCGCCCGTCCAATCTGCATTACGGTGCCGACGGCGATTTTTTTGGCACGGGGGAGTTTTCCTGGGGCGTCAGCAACGGCTGGTCGCTGTATGGCGGTGGCATCACCGACAACAACTACCGCGCGCTGTCGGTCGGGGTGGGCCGAGACCTGCTGGCATTCGGTGCGATCTCGCTGGATGCCACTCAATCGCGCGCAACCGTATGGAGTGAGACGCTCTCGGGCAAGTCGTACCGTGTTCAATATTCCAAGCATTTCGAAGAGTACGACAGCCAAATCACCTTTGCAGGCTATCGCTTTTCAGAAAAGAACTACTTGAGCATGAGCGAATACCTCGACGCTCGACATTACGGGATAAACGGCGAACTGGCCGATCGCGACGCAAACGGCGACCTGCCCAGGGACTGGAGGCCGATCGGCGATAGCAAGGCACTGTATACCGCGACCATCAACAAACAGTTTCGTGATTTGGGTGCCACGGTTTACGCCAGCTACAACAAGCAAACCTATTGGGGGCGGCCGGCCACACAGCGCTGGAACCTGGCCGTGTCGCGCTACTTCAATGTCGGCACCGTGAAGAACTTGAATGCGTCCCTGAACATGCATCGCACACGGGAATACAACTATCAGGACAACGGTGTTTCGCTGACGGTCAGCCTGCCGTTTGGGCGCACCGGCACATTGTCGATGGACGCCAACCGGGCAGCCGGCAGCAACAGTTTGAGCACGCGTTACAGCGACCGGCTTGATGAACGCAACAGCTACCAACTGAGCGCCAGTGACAAGTCAGCCAGCGGCTATTTGAGCCACATCGGCGACCAGGCGGACTTTGACCTCGCCGCCAGCCGGCAACAAGGCGGCTATACCAGCCTCAGCCTGTCGGCCCGCGGTGGTGGCACGCTCACGCCCCACGGCGCGGCCTTGCATCGCACCAACAGTACCGGCGGTACCCGGTTGATGGTTGACACCGGCGGCGTACCCGATGTGCCGGTGCGTGGTTATGGCAGCCCTTCGCGCAGCAACGCCTACGGCAAAGCGGTGATTTCCGATATCGGCAGCTATACGCGCACGGCAGCCAGTGTCGACCTGGAGAGCTTGCCGAGCAATGTCGAAGCCACCCAATCGGTTACACAACTGACATTGACCGAGGGCGCCATTGGCTACCGGTCTCTTTCGGTGATTGCCGGAGAAAAAGCCATGGCGGTCCTGCGCCTGCCGGATGGCAGTTCCCCCCCTTTCGGCGCGACGGTAAAAAACGTCAAGCAACAGGACACCGGCATCGTGAACGACGGCGGCAATGTCTATCTGAGCGGTATTCAGCAGGGTGAAAAAATGATCGTCAGTTGGGGCGGCTCGGAGCGCTGCGTGCTCACGCTTCCGGCCGTATTGCCCGCTGACCGGCTGACAGACGCGCTGCAACTGGGCTGCCAACGGGTAGCCACTGACCCATCCCTGCCAGGCCCCGCCACCGTGACCGGCACACGAACTGATATGGAGAAATCTTCCTCATGA
- a CDS encoding fimbrial protein, with protein MKTFMNLAITSSLMTLLSPCVLAQDQGDGVLTLGGQIIDSACGLELSSVDQTIEMPAEPIGRFIRNTLGAPHPFQLRLINCSLSRPDPSRPGESLPDWEHLRVTFDGPRDRQGRSFAASGLSQGVAFHIWDSTGQESIPGEQMAPHPLNEGDMTLNYTLRLVGNGLQILPGDHRAAVRFKLEYF; from the coding sequence GTGAAAACATTCATGAACCTCGCTATTACCAGCTCACTGATGACGCTATTGAGCCCCTGTGTGCTGGCACAGGATCAGGGCGATGGAGTGCTCACACTGGGTGGGCAAATCATTGATTCGGCTTGCGGGCTGGAATTGTCCAGTGTTGATCAAACCATCGAGATGCCTGCAGAGCCCATCGGCCGGTTTATACGCAATACGCTGGGCGCTCCCCATCCCTTTCAGCTGCGACTGATCAATTGCTCATTGAGCCGCCCCGACCCGAGTCGTCCGGGTGAGAGCCTGCCCGACTGGGAGCACCTGCGTGTGACGTTTGATGGCCCCCGAGACAGGCAGGGCCGGTCGTTCGCTGCCTCCGGTCTTTCACAAGGCGTTGCCTTCCATATATGGGACTCGACGGGCCAGGAAAGTATTCCGGGAGAACAAATGGCTCCCCATCCATTGAATGAAGGTGACATGACGCTGAACTACACATTGCGCCTGGTCGGCAACGGCCTGCAGATATTACCTGGCGACCACCGTGCGGCGGTGCGGTTTAAGTTGGAATACTTTTGA
- a CDS encoding fimbrial protein gives MKTALLAISLLVGSMSTAQAADGTVTFLGSVHSGACSIKPESVDQSVHLGAIAKHQLQNGGKSNARPVRIELEGCDLTGLTDNTVTTTFTAAPSTVVPGAIGTVGGAGNIGVMVTHGSTPVELGVPTTPQAIVAGDNTLQFGAYVQGAATGTIVPGDFTAVTNFTLAYQ, from the coding sequence ATGAAAACTGCGCTGTTGGCTATCAGTCTGCTCGTGGGTTCGATGTCCACTGCTCAGGCCGCGGATGGAACGGTGACGTTTCTGGGGTCGGTTCATTCGGGTGCCTGCTCTATCAAGCCTGAGTCCGTGGACCAGTCAGTCCACTTGGGGGCAATCGCAAAACACCAGTTGCAAAACGGCGGCAAATCCAATGCCCGGCCAGTGCGTATCGAACTCGAAGGCTGCGATTTGACCGGCCTTACCGATAACACTGTCACCACCACCTTCACGGCTGCCCCCTCCACCGTCGTTCCTGGCGCCATCGGAACCGTGGGCGGCGCGGGCAATATCGGCGTCATGGTGACGCATGGCAGCACCCCTGTTGAACTCGGTGTACCGACAACCCCGCAGGCCATCGTTGCCGGTGACAACACGCTGCAATTCGGTGCCTACGTACAAGGCGCCGCCACCGGCACCATTGTGCCGGGTGATTTCACCGCAGTAACCAACTTCACCCTGGCTTATCAGTAA
- the galU gene encoding UTP--glucose-1-phosphate uridylyltransferase GalU, whose amino-acid sequence MIKKCLFPAAGYGTRFLPATKAMPKEMLPVVNKPLIQYGVEEALDAGLNEISIVTGRGKRALEDHFDISYELENQIKGTDKEKYLVGIRKLLDECSFSYTRQTQMKGLGHAILTGRPLIGDEPFAVVLADDLCVNLEGDGVLTQMVKLYQKYRCTIVAVMEVNPTETNKYGVIAGDDIGDGLIRVRDMVEKPAPEDAPSNLAIIGRYILTPDIFKLIEETEPGKGGEIQITDALLKQAKDGCVIAYKFKGQRFDCGGAEGYIEATNFCYEHFYKTGKAY is encoded by the coding sequence ATGATCAAGAAATGCTTGTTCCCAGCAGCCGGTTACGGCACTCGCTTCTTGCCAGCGACCAAAGCCATGCCCAAAGAGATGCTGCCGGTGGTGAACAAGCCACTGATTCAGTACGGCGTCGAAGAGGCACTGGATGCCGGCCTGAACGAAATCTCCATCGTGACCGGTCGCGGTAAGCGCGCACTGGAAGACCATTTTGATATCAGCTACGAGCTGGAAAACCAGATCAAGGGCACCGACAAGGAAAAATACCTGGTCGGTATCCGTAAATTGCTCGACGAGTGCTCGTTCTCGTACACCCGTCAGACTCAGATGAAAGGCCTGGGCCACGCGATTCTGACCGGTCGCCCGTTGATCGGTGACGAACCGTTCGCCGTGGTACTGGCGGACGACTTGTGCGTTAACCTGGAAGGCGATGGTGTACTGACCCAGATGGTCAAGCTGTACCAGAAATATCGCTGCACCATTGTCGCGGTCATGGAAGTCAACCCGACCGAAACCAACAAGTATGGCGTAATTGCCGGTGACGACATCGGCGACGGCCTGATCCGCGTGCGTGACATGGTTGAAAAACCAGCACCGGAAGATGCTCCCTCGAACCTGGCGATCATTGGCCGTTACATCCTGACGCCGGACATCTTCAAGCTGATCGAAGAAACCGAGCCAGGCAAAGGCGGCGAAATCCAGATTACCGATGCCCTGTTGAAGCAAGCCAAAGACGGCTGCGTGATTGCCTACAAATTCAAGGGTCAGCGTTTTGACTGCGGCGGCGCTGAAGGCTACATCGAAGCCACCAACTTCTGCTACGAGCACTTCTACAAAACCGGCAAGGCTTACTGA
- the gorA gene encoding glutathione-disulfide reductase codes for MAYDFDLYVIGAGSGGVRAARFAAGFGAKVAVAESRYLGGTCVNVGCVPKKLLVYGAHFAEDFEQASGFGWSLGEANFDWATLIANKDREINRLNGIYRNLLVNSGVTLHEGHARLTGPNEVEINGERFTAKNILIATGGWPQIPEIPGREHAIGSNEAFFLKELPKRVLVVGGGYIAVEFAGIFHGLGAQTTLLYRGDLFLRGFDGSVRTHLKEELTKRGLNLQFNADIERIDKQADGSLKATLKDGRVLEADCVFYATGRRPMLDNLGLENTGVKLDERGFVEVDDRYQTAESSILAIGDVIGRVQLTPVALAEGMAVARRLFKPEQYRPVDYAMIPTAVFSLPNIGTVGLTEEEAKKNGHKVQVFESRFRPMKLTLTECQEKTLMKLVVDADTDKVLGCHMVGPDAGEIVQGLAIALKAGATKRHFDETIGVHPTAAEEFVTMRTPKAD; via the coding sequence ATGGCCTACGATTTTGACCTTTATGTGATTGGCGCCGGTTCCGGCGGTGTTCGTGCAGCGCGCTTTGCAGCGGGCTTTGGTGCCAAGGTGGCGGTGGCTGAAAGCCGTTACCTGGGTGGCACCTGCGTAAACGTCGGCTGTGTGCCGAAAAAACTGTTGGTGTACGGTGCGCATTTCGCCGAAGACTTCGAACAGGCCAGTGGTTTTGGCTGGTCATTGGGCGAGGCCAACTTTGACTGGGCAACGCTGATTGCCAACAAGGATCGCGAAATCAACCGCCTCAATGGCATCTACCGCAACCTGCTGGTCAACAGTGGCGTGACCCTGCACGAAGGGCATGCTCGCCTGACGGGTCCCAATGAGGTGGAAATCAACGGCGAGCGCTTTACCGCCAAAAATATTCTGATCGCCACCGGCGGCTGGCCGCAGATTCCGGAAATTCCGGGGCGCGAGCACGCGATTGGCTCAAACGAAGCATTCTTCCTGAAAGAACTGCCCAAGCGCGTGCTGGTGGTGGGTGGCGGCTACATTGCGGTTGAATTTGCCGGCATTTTCCACGGCCTGGGCGCGCAAACCACCTTGCTCTATCGTGGTGACCTGTTCCTGCGCGGTTTTGACGGCTCGGTGCGCACCCATCTGAAGGAAGAGTTGACCAAGCGCGGCCTCAACCTGCAATTCAATGCCGACATCGAGCGCATCGACAAACAAGCCGATGGCAGCCTCAAGGCCACCTTGAAAGACGGCCGCGTGCTGGAAGCCGATTGCGTGTTCTACGCTACCGGCCGCCGCCCGATGCTGGATAACCTGGGGTTGGAAAACACCGGGGTCAAACTGGATGAGCGCGGCTTCGTGGAGGTTGACGACAGATACCAAACCGCTGAATCCTCGATCCTGGCCATCGGTGACGTGATTGGCCGTGTGCAGTTGACACCGGTTGCGCTGGCCGAAGGCATGGCAGTGGCGCGTCGCTTGTTCAAGCCGGAGCAGTACCGTCCGGTGGATTACGCGATGATCCCGACAGCGGTGTTCAGTTTGCCGAATATCGGTACCGTCGGTCTCACTGAAGAAGAAGCGAAGAAGAACGGCCACAAGGTGCAGGTCTTCGAAAGCCGCTTCCGCCCGATGAAGCTGACACTGACCGAGTGCCAGGAAAAGACCCTGATGAAACTGGTGGTCGACGCTGATACCGACAAAGTGCTCGGCTGTCATATGGTGGGCCCTGACGCCGGCGAAATCGTGCAAGGCCTGGCGATCGCGCTCAAAGCCGGCGCGACCAAACGGCATTTCGACGAAACCATCGGCGTGCACCCTACAGCGGCGGAAGAGTTCGTCACGATGCGCACGCCGAAAGCCGACTGA
- a CDS encoding DNA-binding protein, with product MARGGINKAVVQTARLAILARGENPSIDAVRIEMGNTGSKTTIHRYLKELDESETRLTITEAPIDDELGELVARLAQRLKEKAQEPIDLAQQQFEQHKAALLAQVSALEEAHSQLKQQFDIQAAALTEESAALQTASTSLQTEQTRNAGLSQACSDYELRINDKDEQIRSLEDKHLHARDALEHYRNAVKEQREQEQRRHEGQLQQLQAELRQAQQSAMVRQDEITQLHRDNERLLIEQRVATKELATAQEQARKDHAQQQSLSERLNQAENERTLLQERLRVAALDNQSRQESLEAQQQASKALELDLIKAQSSIEALRLAAAIAAAPEAKPET from the coding sequence ATGGCTCGCGGCGGCATAAACAAAGCAGTAGTTCAAACAGCACGCCTGGCGATCCTCGCCCGCGGCGAAAACCCCAGCATTGATGCGGTACGCATCGAGATGGGCAACACCGGCTCGAAAACCACTATTCATCGCTATTTGAAAGAGCTGGACGAGAGCGAAACCCGCCTCACCATCACCGAAGCGCCGATTGACGACGAGTTGGGCGAGCTGGTGGCGCGCCTGGCGCAGCGCTTGAAAGAGAAAGCCCAGGAGCCGATCGATCTGGCGCAACAGCAGTTCGAGCAACATAAGGCCGCCCTGCTCGCCCAGGTATCCGCGCTGGAAGAAGCCCACAGCCAGCTCAAGCAACAGTTTGATATCCAGGCGGCCGCACTGACTGAAGAAAGCGCTGCCCTGCAAACCGCCAGCACCAGCCTGCAAACCGAGCAAACCCGAAACGCCGGGTTGAGCCAGGCGTGCAGTGATTACGAGCTGAGAATCAACGACAAGGACGAGCAAATTCGCTCACTGGAAGACAAGCACCTGCACGCCCGTGACGCGCTGGAGCATTACCGCAACGCGGTCAAGGAGCAGCGCGAGCAGGAACAACGACGCCACGAAGGCCAGCTGCAGCAGCTTCAGGCCGAGCTGCGCCAGGCCCAGCAAAGCGCGATGGTGCGTCAGGATGAGATCACCCAATTGCATCGCGACAACGAGCGACTGCTGATTGAGCAGCGGGTAGCAACAAAGGAGTTGGCGACTGCACAGGAACAGGCCCGCAAGGATCATGCACAGCAACAATCGCTGAGCGAACGGCTCAATCAGGCTGAAAACGAGCGCACGCTGCTGCAGGAGCGCTTGCGTGTTGCGGCGCTGGACAATCAATCACGCCAGGAGTCACTGGAGGCCCAACAACAGGCAAGCAAGGCGCTGGAACTGGACCTGATCAAGGCCCAGTCCAGCATTGAGGCCCTGCGTCTGGCCGCTGCCATTGCAGCAGCGCCAGAGGCAAAACCTGAGACCTGA
- a CDS encoding site-specific integrase: MSDLDRYLNAATRDNTRRSYRAAIEHFEVSWGGFLPATGDSVARYLVAHAGVLAVNTLKLRLSALAQWHSTQGFADPTKAPIVRKVLKGIRAVHPAREKQAEPLQLKHLEQIVASLQAEAKRANDAQDQPRLLRAKRDTALILLGFWRGFRSDELCRLDIQHVQAVPGAGISLYLPRSKSDRDNLGKTYQTPALLRLCPVQAYSEWLSASALVRGPVFRAIDRWGNLGEEGLHPNSVIPLLRQALERAGIPADQYTSHSLRRGFATWAHRSGWDLKSLMSYVGWSDMKSAMRYVEATPFLGMTLASPPLI; this comes from the coding sequence ATGAGCGATCTGGATCGTTACCTCAACGCGGCCACCCGCGACAACACGCGGCGCAGCTATCGTGCGGCCATCGAGCACTTCGAAGTGAGCTGGGGCGGGTTTCTGCCGGCGACGGGGGACAGCGTGGCGCGCTACCTGGTCGCGCATGCAGGCGTGTTGGCGGTCAACACCTTGAAGCTGAGGCTTTCGGCGCTGGCGCAATGGCATTCCACTCAGGGGTTTGCGGACCCCACCAAAGCACCCATCGTGCGCAAGGTGCTCAAGGGCATTCGAGCTGTGCATCCGGCACGGGAAAAACAGGCCGAGCCGTTGCAGCTCAAGCATCTGGAGCAGATCGTTGCGTCGTTGCAAGCGGAAGCGAAACGGGCGAATGACGCTCAGGACCAGCCCCGCTTATTGCGCGCCAAACGCGACACGGCGCTGATCCTGCTGGGTTTCTGGCGGGGGTTTCGCAGCGACGAGCTGTGTCGCCTGGACATCCAGCATGTTCAAGCGGTGCCCGGCGCCGGGATCAGCCTGTATCTCCCGCGCAGCAAAAGCGACCGCGACAACCTCGGCAAAACTTACCAGACCCCCGCGCTGCTGCGCTTGTGCCCGGTGCAGGCCTACAGCGAATGGCTGAGCGCCTCGGCGCTGGTGCGCGGCCCGGTATTCAGAGCGATAGACCGTTGGGGCAACCTGGGCGAGGAGGGGCTGCATCCCAACAGTGTGATTCCGCTGTTGCGTCAGGCGCTGGAACGCGCCGGCATCCCGGCCGATCAATACACCAGCCACTCACTGCGCCGCGGCTTCGCCACGTGGGCCCATCGCAGCGGCTGGGATTTGAAGTCATTAATGAGTTATGTCGGCTGGAGCGACATGAAATCAGCCATGCGCTATGTTGAAGCGACGCCTTTTCTCGGCATGACCTTGGCCAGCCCGCCGTTGATTTGA
- the ahpC gene encoding alkyl hydroperoxide reductase subunit C — MPIINSQVKPFKATAYKNGNFVDVSDADLKGKWSVVFFYPADFTFVCPTELEDLADNYAEFQKLGVEIYSVSTDTHFAHAAWHNTSPAIGKIQYTMIGDPTLTISRNFDVLIEEAGLADRGTFVINPEGQIKIVELNDGGVGRDASELLRKIKAAQYVAAHPGEVCPAKWKEGEATLAPSLDLVGKI, encoded by the coding sequence ATGCCTATCATCAACAGCCAAGTAAAACCGTTCAAAGCTACCGCGTACAAAAACGGCAACTTCGTAGACGTGTCGGACGCTGACCTGAAAGGCAAATGGTCCGTCGTATTCTTCTACCCGGCCGACTTCACCTTCGTTTGCCCAACCGAGCTGGAAGACCTGGCTGACAACTACGCCGAATTCCAGAAACTGGGCGTCGAAATCTACAGCGTTTCCACCGACACCCACTTTGCTCACGCTGCCTGGCACAACACTTCGCCAGCCATCGGCAAAATCCAGTACACCATGATTGGCGACCCGACCCTGACCATCTCCCGCAACTTCGACGTGCTGATCGAAGAAGCTGGCCTGGCAGACCGTGGCACCTTCGTGATCAACCCGGAAGGCCAGATCAAAATCGTTGAACTGAACGACGGCGGCGTTGGCCGTGATGCTTCCGAGCTGCTGCGCAAAATCAAGGCCGCTCAGTACGTCGCTGCCCACCCGGGCGAAGTGTGCCCAGCCAAGTGGAAAGAAGGCGAGGCTACTCTGGCTCCGTCTCTGGACCTGGTCGGCAAGATCTAA
- the ahpF gene encoding alkyl hydroperoxide reductase subunit F, with protein sequence MLDANLKAQLKSYLERVTQPIEIVASLDDGAKSQEMLALLQDVTSLTTLITLKTDGNDARKPSFSINRPGAEISLRFAGIPMGHEFTSLVLALLQVGGHPSKASVEVIEQIRALKGEFSFETYFSLSCQNCPDVVQALNLMAVLNPNIRHVAIDGALFQAEVDERQVMAVPSVYLNGVNFGQGRMGLEEILAKLDTSGIEKAAEKISAKNAFDVLVVGGGPAGSSAAIYAARKGIRTGVAAERFGGQVLDTMSIENFISVQETEGPKLASALEAHVRQYDVDIMNLQRASSLIPAKNAGDLHEIRFESGATLKSKTVILATGARWREMGVPGEQEYKAKGVCFCPHCDGPLFKGKRVAVIGGGNSGVEAAIDLAGIVSHVTLLEFDSKLRADAVLQRKLYSLPNVDVITSALTSEVKGDGQKVTGLAYKDRDSGEFKTIDLEGIFVQIGLLPNTDWLKGTVELTPRGEIIVDARGETSLPGVFAAGDVTTVPYKQIVIAVGEGAKASLSAFDHLIRTSAPA encoded by the coding sequence ATGTTGGACGCCAATCTTAAAGCTCAGTTGAAGTCATACCTGGAACGGGTCACCCAGCCGATCGAGATCGTCGCCTCCCTCGACGACGGCGCGAAATCCCAGGAAATGCTTGCCCTTTTGCAGGACGTGACCAGCCTCACCACGCTGATTACCCTGAAAACCGATGGCAATGATGCGCGCAAGCCATCGTTCTCCATCAACCGCCCGGGTGCCGAGATCAGCCTGCGTTTTGCCGGCATTCCCATGGGTCATGAATTTACTTCGCTGGTGCTGGCCTTGCTGCAAGTCGGTGGCCACCCGTCGAAGGCCAGTGTCGAAGTGATTGAACAAATCCGCGCCCTTAAAGGCGAGTTCAGCTTCGAGACGTACTTCTCGCTGTCCTGCCAGAACTGCCCGGACGTGGTCCAGGCGCTGAACCTGATGGCCGTGCTTAACCCCAATATCCGCCACGTTGCTATCGATGGTGCGCTGTTTCAGGCTGAAGTCGATGAGCGCCAGGTCATGGCGGTACCGAGTGTTTACCTTAACGGTGTGAACTTCGGCCAGGGCCGTATGGGCCTGGAAGAAATCCTCGCCAAGCTCGACACCAGCGGCATCGAAAAAGCCGCCGAGAAAATCAGCGCCAAAAACGCGTTTGATGTGCTGGTTGTCGGTGGCGGCCCAGCGGGTTCGTCGGCGGCCATCTACGCTGCCCGTAAAGGCATTCGCACCGGTGTTGCCGCGGAACGTTTTGGTGGCCAGGTGCTGGACACCATGTCCATCGAAAACTTTATTTCGGTGCAGGAAACCGAAGGGCCGAAACTGGCCAGCGCCCTTGAAGCTCACGTGCGTCAATACGACGTGGACATCATGAACCTGCAGCGCGCCAGCAGCTTGATTCCGGCGAAAAACGCCGGTGATTTGCACGAGATTCGCTTCGAAAGTGGTGCGACGCTCAAATCCAAGACCGTGATTCTGGCCACCGGTGCCCGCTGGCGCGAAATGGGTGTGCCGGGCGAGCAGGAATACAAGGCCAAGGGTGTGTGCTTCTGCCCACACTGCGATGGCCCGCTGTTCAAGGGCAAACGTGTGGCGGTGATCGGCGGCGGTAACTCCGGCGTTGAAGCGGCCATCGACCTGGCCGGTATCGTCAGCCACGTCACCTTGCTGGAGTTTGACAGCAAGCTGCGTGCCGACGCCGTGCTGCAACGCAAGCTCTACAGCCTGCCGAACGTTGACGTGATCACCAGCGCGCTGACCAGTGAAGTGAAAGGCGATGGCCAGAAAGTCACCGGCCTGGCGTACAAGGATCGCGACAGTGGCGAGTTCAAGACGATCGATCTGGAAGGCATCTTTGTACAGATCGGCTTGCTGCCCAACACTGATTGGCTCAAAGGCACCGTTGAACTGACACCGCGCGGCGAGATCATTGTCGACGCGCGTGGCGAAACGTCGCTGCCCGGCGTGTTTGCTGCCGGTGACGTGACCACGGTGCCATACAAGCAGATCGTGATTGCAGTGGGCGAGGGCGCCAAGGCTTCCCTGAGCGCCTTCGATCACCTGATTCGGACTTCCGCCCCGGCGTAA
- the gloA gene encoding lactoylglutathione lyase: protein MSLHELNTFPGVTAQPDTATTNFVFNHTMLRVKDITKSLDFYTRVLGFSLVEKRDFPEAEFSLYFLALVDKAQIPADAAERTQWMKSIPGILELTHNHGTENDADFAYHNGNTDPRGFGHICISVPDIVAACERFEALGCDFQKRLTDGRMKSLAFIKDPDAYWVEIIQPAPL from the coding sequence ATGAGCCTGCACGAACTGAACACCTTCCCGGGCGTCACCGCCCAGCCTGACACCGCTACCACGAACTTTGTGTTCAACCACACCATGTTGCGGGTCAAGGACATTACCAAGTCGCTGGATTTCTACACCCGCGTACTGGGTTTCTCCCTGGTTGAAAAGCGCGACTTCCCGGAAGCCGAATTCAGCCTCTACTTCCTGGCCCTGGTGGACAAGGCGCAGATCCCTGCCGATGCCGCCGAGCGCACCCAGTGGATGAAATCGATCCCCGGCATCCTGGAACTGACCCACAACCATGGCACCGAAAACGATGCCGACTTCGCCTACCACAACGGCAACACCGACCCGCGCGGTTTCGGCCATATCTGCATTTCGGTGCCGGATATCGTCGCGGCATGCGAACGTTTCGAAGCGTTGGGTTGCGACTTTCAGAAGCGCCTGACCGATGGCCGCATGAAAAGCCTGGCGTTCATCAAGGACCCGGACGCGTACTGGGTTGAAATTATCCAGCCGGCGCCGCTGTAA